Part of the bacterium genome, GCCTTGTTGTCGTTTTCTTCGTTTCCCGTCACTTGGCATGATCCAGACGACTGCGAATCTGCCGTGCGATCTCAGCCAGTATGTCGGGCCGGTCATAGAATCCGTTACGGACTTTCCGGCGAATGCCCGCCGTACGCTCGATCTGCTTCAGCAAATCGGTGACGTGAACAACATTCGGCTCCGATGATGATTCTTCACGATGGGTGGACTTGCGCCTACGCGACATTGACCCCGTGCCCGACTTGATTTCTGATAGCGACTCTCAGCTTGATTATCGGCTGAAGTCCATGAATCTTGACGGGTTGTTTTCGTCAAACGGATCGCGTTGCGTTTGGCCCCAGCTGGTGGATCAAATGCTCCACGATGTCTTGATCCAGCTTCTCCTTCATGCGGGTCATCATATTCTGAATCGCGTCATATGCCCGCATCGCCGGTTTGTACACACGATGCGATGTCAACGCGTCAAATACGTCCGCTACGCAACAGACACGGGTCTCAAGCGATTGGGCATCGGCCGTCAGATGTCGCGGGTATCCACTCCCGTCGAGGGATTCGTGATGATTCTGGATGATTTCGAGCGCGTGTGGGTGAATCGTCTCGTGGCTTTGCATGAGCCCCGCCCCAAAGTCGGGGTGCTTCTCCATTTGCCGGATTTCCCACGGGGTCAGCATTCCCGGCTTGCGCACGATATCGGCCGGAACGCGGCTCTTGCCGATGTCATGCAGCAGAAATCCCATCGCCATGTTTTTCGCCGTTTCCGCGGTGTGCGATCGCGAATCGAGCAGCAGACCGGTACCCAAGACCGCCACGTGAACCGAGTGAGTGTAGAGGGAGTAGTCGAACGCAAACAGGGATACCATCGTTCGCAACACCGTCGGTTCGGCCGCCAGCATCGAGACGGTATGTGTAACCATCTTCTCGTTCGTGGCAATCAGCATCGGAGATTGGGGACGCTCGAACGTCGAACGCACCAGCGCGTACGAGGTCTGGTAGAGAACCTTCG contains:
- a CDS encoding HD domain-containing protein codes for the protein MMYPNAVTAPFKEVQPGLFHPAPLATLPPDSGCHFELYLGLPWRMGRRYILFKAADTELTMKKRQQLMENGVTTLYVRDDDAGVYYEFVDRTIGQVLASEKTSYEEKSKVLYQTSYALVRSTFERPQSPMLIATNEKMVTHTVSMLAAEPTVLRTMVSLFAFDYSLYTHSVHVAVLGTGLLLDSRSHTAETAKNMAMGFLLHDIGKSRVPADIVRKPGMLTPWEIRQMEKHPDFGAGLMQSHETIHPHALEIIQNHHESLDGSGYPRHLTADAQSLETRVCCVADVFDALTSHRVYKPAMRAYDAIQNMMTRMKEKLDQDIVEHLIHQLGPNATRSV